The genomic segment GTAATGAGAAGAGAAAACTGCACTCAATAGAGAATGAGATAAGTGCTACTTGAGAGAAGCAGAGGGTAAAAAACAAGCTCCATGAagtttctccccccccccccccccggtctAATCATGTCTGCATAACTCCACTACACTGTAATGCCACAAGCCGCTAAAAATAGGCAGTTAGACTGGTCTCCTAATGTTAAAGGAAACTAAAGTACACATAAAAAGTGTGTACTAAAGCCTAGTGAAGTGGACACGCAAGCAAACACTCACCAAGAAAACAGTCcacaatattttaataaaaattaaaaaaaaactaaatgcactATTCTCCATTTATTGTAATAAAGTTTTCCAGAGAAAGAAGGacaaaacaaattaatatttaaacactaCTTATATTCAAACACATGCATTACTAGAGATACTCAGAAAAGAAATCCAAGATAGGTATCATTTTCAGTAAAGCATTGTCGCATAAGCCAAACCAGGcaatgtaatgttattttatagCCACATTAagtgaaagaagaagagaaaaatggAAGCGTTGCTTACCCTTGCTACTGTGCTGTGCACTGACACACAGCCTGGCTGTCCTCTGTGCAGCGGCAGCAGCAACACAGGAATCCCTGCACTCGTCTGTCCGTCAAGCCCTCAGCAGCTGCCTCTCATAAATCTGATTCTGGATCAGCTCCAGCCAAACATGAAGAGAAGCAGCTCACCCCCACTTCCGCCTCTCAACATTCTCCTCTCCGATTTCGAATCAACTTCTCAAAGCTATACAATAGCTTGACAGAGGACCAGTTGAGTATTGTGTGCTGTCAGTATTGAGACTGTTAGTGAGTGGTTCAGTGTGTCTCCACAGGAGAGGGGAAAAGAGGGGAAAGAACAGTCAGATACATGCCCCTGTTCTGGCTCAGACACATCTGTGAGTCACTCTCTAAGCATGAGTTCTGGTTCAGCAAGTGAAGTTCGTGCATCTCTAATAAGGGTCTGattttcaaaacagctttactGTCTGAGAGAAGAGACAACCCATTGGGAGAGCTGGTGAATGACGAGACAGGTCATTCTAAAACTAGAGGGTATATTAATAGAAATATGTGCAATGGGGATACTACTGGCGGCTTTATGTGGGTTGTTATGCAGAGGGTgcctttgtgttttctttcatgcAGGAGTCTGAATTTATTTTCCCACGCACTGTCAAAATTGTTGCAGCACTTTGAAAGAACAGTTTGGTCAGATGAAAAAACATACTAGATGAGGGGAAAAGGGTACACTATGCATAAATTAACTTGTATTAATTATGACATTGATTTGAATGAAGTTAAGTTGTAATGCTGAGCACAATCATGGTAAACATAggtaaattcttttttttttttttttgtgggtggCACAATAGTGGGTAGTGTTGTCGCCCTAAAGCTTCAGGGTCCTGAGTtcaggttagggttagggttaggtgagTTCCTAGTCCTCCAGTCTTTCAGATCGataaaacatgctggtaggtggattggtgactctaaTTTGCCCCTTTGTGTGAATGAGAATgtgaatggtgccctgtgattaactggtgtcccatccagggtgtattcctgccacacattcagtgttcccaggacagaCTCAAAATTCATTACAACCCTAAAAAAAGCAGttactaaaaatgaatgaatgaatgatcttTAAAGATATCAACAAGAAAATGATTTCTTTTAAGTAGCTAAGAAATTTTATGATTCCTTAGTTCCTTGGggcaaataataacaatatattttattatgagcCTTTACCAGATGGTTGAGTTGGCTCATTCAAGTAAAGTACAGCAAATGTAAACATCTTAACTAGAAAGATGTGTGACCAAATGGTAGATCATTAAAGGGTTAAATGTGCAAAGGTATTATGGAAAGCAAGGACATCTCATTAAGCAATGTGAGTACACACTTGCAAGACTAAATTTATGAATGTTAGGCAAAAAATGGAACAACTGGAGAATTCAAACTGTGGTATGAATTCTGATTCTGATCATGGGACTTTGTTAAGCAGGAAGGGATATTTATTTGTCAAAGGCAGCAGTCATAGTGTGCATCCTGGGGAACCTTTTCCAGTCAAGCTGGAGGTACTGCTGTGCAATGACAAGTGGAAGCGTTTAAGACATCAATCAATAGCTGACTCTACACATTATCCACTCCTAACACCCCGACCCCCAAGCCTGGGGCAGTCGGGACAACTGAAGACCTTGGctcaagctttatttttcattattgtcTGTAAGTCATAAAGACAGTGTTTATGGCAGTCTGACATTCAACAGCCAACTGCAGCCTGCAGCTAAAGACAGCAAATACACTCTGAAATCTTAATGAGGGATTTTTAGACCAAACGTCTTCTACTTTTCAACACTGTCTAAGTCTCAAAAGTCAAAACTGCTATGTGCGTTGCTGTATGAAGATGTTATTGATGCACATATTAATATTCAAGCATGTTTAATTATCGATGATTATAAAAGACATTGTGTCAACtttgatgttttattattgGTCATTTAGAAATAATGGAGTTTAGTTCctatataaatgaatgattattcatataattgaatgaataattcataaagGAATTTAATGATTATAGTACAGTATAACAAATTTGCTTTTGTTGGGTCCAATACTAACTGAGTGCAGTTATTCAAAACACCTACACCTACCTACGACACCTATATAAGGCCCTCATGGCTGACATAAATGTATAACATTTTCGGTAATGACATGGTGGTATTCACATTGACAGGAATGACCATAATGACAGGGATATGTATATTTCCTCAGAACCTTAAGTAAATTTAGTTTAATTTCACTGTTTAAAAGACTTGTCAAAACCACTAGGAATaccatgacattttctcctgtTTCCTCTTACGCTCTGTGACAGTGAGTTTGTCACCATTATGTGACTGTGACATAGCAGAAGTTTGCTGAGATACAAAGTCAGCTGTCATCATGTTCTAATTAAGTCATAACAACcttatgacaaaaatatctgtTACTTGCCTCAGGGTATCAACTTGACCTCAGAATTGACTAAAGCAGCCTTTATGACTGCTGGAATAGcctttaaatatttcagtagGTTTCCGTCAGTTTCCATGCAAGGCTTATGCAGTTGTCATGTAGACCTAAGAACGCTTCACTTATGTAAAGTGTAAACACTATGTAATGATAATAGTCCAGTAGAAATTTAAGTATCACCCCAGTCAAGGAATCTAAATCTACCTGACTGAAAACAGCTAAAGCTAAACAAATATGGCATCCTGCTGAATAACTTGAAGTATGTTCATGTTTCATCAAATGCACAAATGTTGATGCTAAACAAACATAACATGTGCAATGATGTGTAAGTGCAGCATGCACTTCAGCAAAATGAAGCTTGTCGAGAAGGTAAGCTAGTGGGCTGGAGCTTCTCATTACtggcaaataaatataaaggcaTTAAGCAAAGCTATAAAACACTATTTGTGACTTTATTCACCTCCAACTATTGTTTCCTTGTAATTATTGCATCTACgattaaattaaatttctattaatttttattttttatatttttaatctattaaattattaaaatgtaggATGTCAAGTAGTACAGGGATGtcaaactaaactaaaactctaaataagtgaataaactttaaaatgtatttagcaTACACTGCACTGTTGGCTGTGACATTTTGCATATTTTGGCATCTATCAGTATCTTTTAATTGACATTAgccatacacaaaatagttttaaaaaataataataactaggaTTACAGATCACAGGACTGAATGACTACGGACCTGTTGCTTTGATGTCTGTGGTCATGAAATCATTTGAGAGACTGGTGTTGGCCCACCTGAAGGACACCACTGGACTCTTGCTGGACTCCCATCAGTTTGATTATCAAGCAAACGGGTCAGTGGATAATGCAGTTAACATGGGTCTGCATTACATCCTGCAACACCTTGACAGACCAGGGACCTATGCAAGGATCCTATTTGTGGACTTCAGTTCGACTTTTAATACCATCACCTCCTCCTGTGTACATTAACCCGGCTCTGTGTGCCAACTGCCATCTGTCAGTGGATCACCAGCTTTCTGACAGACAGCAGTTAGTAAAGCTGGGAAAATTCACATCCAGCACCTGCACAATCAGCACTGGTGCTCCTCAGGGTTGTGTGCTCTTCCCAATGCTCTTCTCCCTCTACACAAATGCCTGCACCTCTACAGATGCCTCTGTCAAGCTCCTGAAGTTTGCAGATGACACCACAGTCCTTGGCCTTATCGAGGATGGCGATGAGTCTGCATACAGAAAGGAGGTTGAACAGCTGGCTGCCTGGCGCAATCAAAACAACCTGGAGCTGAACACTCTGGAACTCCCCAGCATAGccaaccccccccccgcccGGGGAGTCCTTCAGGTTCCGGGGCTCTACCATCTCACAAGATCTAAAGGGACACTCATATACTGTAGACTTCATTGTGAGGCTGTACTTCCTTCGCCAACTGAGGAAGTTCAACTTGCCACAGGAGCTGCTGACCCAATTCTACTCAACTGTCATTGAGTCTGTTCTGTGCACTTCAATAACTGTCTGGTTTGGTTCAGCTACCAAATCGGACATAAGAAGACTACAACGGACAGTCCAGACTGCTGAGAGGATTATTGGTGCTCCATTACCCTCCTTCCAGAATGAGGAAACGGACTCCGCTCACCCTGTCCACAACCTCTTTGAACTGCTGCCCTCTGGCTGAGCACCAGAACTGAGTACTGAGCACCAGAACATCCAGGCACAAGAGCAGCTTTTTCCCACAGACCATCTCCCTCGTGAACATTTAACTACCTCCAAAGATTTCTCCTAGTGCAAATTTTCCtaatgccccctgggataggctccacgttccccgcgaccctgtatataataatatatatgatatataatgtatataataataacaataagaagaagaagaagaagaagaagaagaagaaagaatcaAGTGTTTCATCTTTTCATACAGTGACTGCGTTGTGGTCACGTGATATGCTGTGGTCACGTGATATGCTTCCGCATCagctgttcattctgaatagcAAGATGGCGATATTCAGTGTTTATGTTGTCAACAAGGCCGGTGGACTTATTTACCAATATGACAATTACGTCCCTCGAACAGAAGTGGAGAAAACGTTTAGCTTTCCTCTCGATATAGTACTCAAGATTCATGACGAGAAGGTGTTGGTTTCATTCGGTCAGCGGGACGGAATCCGAGGTGGGCGGTGATGAGTTGCTAACCAGCTAACTAGCTAAGCTGTATATCCATGTGCTAATTACTGACTTGTAATGCATCACTTGTAAATTATACGTGTAGTGCTATAGTGATATCTGGTGATGTTCTCCATTAATTTACTGCAAATGTTTCCCCTTATTGCTCCTGCAGTTGGTCACGCTGTGCTTTCTATTAACGGAGTGGATGTGAATGGCAAATACACAGCAGAAGGAAAGGAAATAGTGGAGTACCTGAAGGATCCAGCAAACTATCCTGTGTCTATCCGGTTTGGCCGAGCACGACTGACTTCCAATGAGAAACTCATGCTGGCTTCAATGTTTCACTCGTAAGAGTATATAATTAGTATCCAAGCGGTGTTTGCATAATCTATTTGATACATGATAAATTGTTACTGCAAAGTCTTAGTTTTACATATTACACTGAACCTGTCACTCACTCCTTTATAGACTATTTGCCATTGGCTCACAACTGTCTCCTGAGGTCGGCAGCTCAGGTATCGAAATGCTGGAGACAGATGTGTTTAAACTACACTGCTTCCAGACTCTCACAGGTAAACATGATGTGctcaatatatacatatatataaaagtgtggTTGGTCTGCAAGAGGCAGTGAAGTGTTTGAATAGACCATTATGAAGTTTAAACTGTGGAAAACATAACCTTTCTTGTTGAAGTACGTAGAAATGCtttattaaataagtaaggaataaaacacatgggaGTGTGCTGTCATAGGAAAGTAAATACCATGTAGTGTGATTGGACCTGCGTAAAAAAGTTGAGGGCCATACTACAAAATTCATCATTTTCTCCTGATGCAgctcctgaagtgttttattccttttatactgcATAAATTTGcctaacattttaattttattaatgatttttttttaaccatttagagttacatttaatgttgtggaatatctgcAATCAaagtagttcctgttatcacttacattatagccgCTTTAAACCATCGTTTCCTTACCACGCTTgctttttttccattctttatTGAATtagaaagcgctgacactggagactccttccataaatgttaaataaacatctctttagaGAATGCTTCTCCATATCAGTGATCATACAtttttccttgttaaataaaaggttacatttttttgtaatta from the Ictalurus furcatus strain D&B chromosome 17, Billie_1.0, whole genome shotgun sequence genome contains:
- the trappc4 gene encoding trafficking protein particle complex subunit 4, which encodes MAIFSVYVVNKAGGLIYQYDNYVPRTEVEKTFSFPLDIVLKIHDEKVLVSFGQRDGIRVGHAVLSINGVDVNGKYTAEGKEIVEYLKDPANYPVSIRFGRARLTSNEKLMLASMFHSLFAIGSQLSPEVGSSGIEMLETDVFKLHCFQTLTGIKFIILADPRQSGVDALLRKIYEIYSDFALKNPFYSLEMPIRCELFDQNLKSALEVAEKAGTFGTGS